The following are encoded together in the Glycine soja cultivar W05 chromosome 5, ASM419377v2, whole genome shotgun sequence genome:
- the LOC114412063 gene encoding zinc finger protein SHOOT GRAVITROPISM 5-like: protein MEDEVNRELDLLPSSRSNSSLLRLCSAVSSSSTTDCGGGGGGAPSLDLQLSISVRPPAAVLMCDGVEALKWQAAEQIRLAAMEKAYAERVRELTRREMEMAQTEFARARQMWERAREEVERAERIKERATRQQVDSTCMEITCHSCRQRFRPA from the coding sequence aTGGAAGACGAAGTCAACAGAGAACTCGACCTTCTGCCATCTTCGCGCTCCAACTCCTCCCTCCTCCGCCTCTGCTCGGCggtctcctcctcctccaccacagACTGCGGCGGAGGCGGCGGCGGTGCCCCCTCGCTCGACCTGCAGCTCTCCATCAGCGTGCGGCCGCCGGCGGCCGTGCTGATGTGCGACGGCGTGGAGGCACTCAAGTGGCAGGCCGCGGAGCAAATCCGCCTCGCCGCGATGGAGAAAGCCTACGCGGAGCGGGTGAGGGAGCTCACCCGGCGCGAGATGGAGATGGCGCAGACGGAGTTCGCACGTGCGCGCCAAATGTGGGAGCGTGCGAGAGAAGAGGTAGAGCGAGCCGAGAGAATAAAGGAGCGTGCCACCAGACAGCAGGTGGATTCCACGTGCATGGAGATCACTTGTCATTCCTGTAGGCAAAGGTTCAGGCCCGCTTGA